A stretch of Arthrobacter sp. NEB 688 DNA encodes these proteins:
- a CDS encoding ABC transporter ATP-binding protein produces the protein MTVTETAPRVPQHPADTPAGSRLAARDLRLAYDDRVVVDGVSLAVPTGRTTAVVGPNGCGKSTLLRGLGRLLKPRGGQVLLDGDEIGALPTREVARRLGLLPQQPIVPEGVSVLELVERGRHPHHGLFRTWGRDDEVAVADALERTDLVHLAGVAVDSLSGGQRQRVWLAMVLAQRTPVLLLDEPTSFLDIAHQLDVLDLVRRLCDDDGTTVVMVLHDLAMAARYADHLVAMRDGRVVAEGTPHEVVTPEVVEAVFGVAARVIEDPETGTPVVLPRRRVS, from the coding sequence ATGACCGTGACCGAGACCGCACCCCGTGTGCCCCAGCACCCGGCGGACACCCCGGCCGGGTCCCGCCTCGCGGCGCGCGACCTGCGGCTGGCCTACGACGACCGGGTCGTCGTCGACGGCGTGTCGCTCGCCGTGCCGACCGGCCGGACGACGGCGGTCGTCGGCCCCAACGGCTGTGGCAAGTCGACGCTGCTGCGCGGCCTCGGGCGCCTGCTGAAGCCCCGCGGCGGCCAGGTGCTGCTCGACGGTGACGAGATCGGGGCGCTCCCGACGCGGGAGGTCGCGCGCCGGCTCGGGCTCCTGCCGCAGCAGCCGATCGTCCCCGAGGGCGTCAGCGTCCTCGAGCTCGTCGAGCGCGGTCGGCATCCGCACCACGGGCTGTTCCGCACGTGGGGCCGAGACGACGAGGTCGCCGTCGCCGACGCGCTCGAGCGCACCGACCTCGTGCACCTCGCCGGGGTGGCCGTCGACAGCTTGTCCGGCGGTCAGCGGCAACGGGTCTGGCTCGCCATGGTCCTCGCGCAGCGCACGCCCGTCCTCCTCCTCGACGAGCCGACGTCCTTCCTCGACATCGCCCACCAGCTCGACGTCCTCGACCTCGTGCGCCGGCTCTGCGACGACGACGGCACGACCGTCGTCATGGTGCTGCACGACCTTGCGATGGCCGCCCGCTACGCCGACCACCTCGTCGCGATGCGCGACGGCCGGGTGGTCGCCGAGGGGACGCCGCACGAGGTCGTGACCCCCGAGGTCGTCGAGGCCGTGTTCGGCGTCGCCGCCCGGGTCATCGAGGACCCCGAGACCGGGACCCCCGTCGTCCTGCCGCGCCGGAGGGTGTCGTGA
- a CDS encoding ABC transporter permease — MTTLLTPPQTPEAPGADEPVAGRAAWTLVARREVVVKLTDRAFVIGTVVTLVLIAAFMGWQAWSAERTSTYTVAATSADRAMADRLASSATGIDDGVEVSVDPAADDAAARELVRSGDADAWLHRVDGGWVLTSDTEEQDSLTRVTQEVVRQATLAQQADELGTTVERLEAGSRVTTTLLTGDAERSGLAQGVAFAFAFLFYIATLTFGITLANSVVEEKQSRIVEIIATSIPVRQLLIGKIIGNSVLAIAQMLLYAGVGLVGLSLTPYSSLVTAVSGPVVWFLVFFVAGFVALAALWAVAGALASRTEEVQSTATPMTMLVMAVFFGSLFLDGTAKVVASYVPPFSAVLMPTRVLEGTAHWWEAVIALGLLVATALLVIRVAERLYRRALLQTSGKLSMKQAWVAPE, encoded by the coding sequence ATGACCACGCTGCTGACGCCCCCGCAGACCCCCGAGGCCCCCGGCGCCGACGAGCCGGTGGCCGGCCGTGCGGCCTGGACGCTCGTCGCCCGCCGCGAGGTCGTCGTCAAGCTGACCGACCGCGCCTTCGTCATCGGCACGGTCGTGACCCTCGTCCTCATCGCCGCGTTCATGGGCTGGCAGGCCTGGAGCGCCGAACGCACGAGCACCTACACGGTCGCGGCGACGAGCGCCGACCGGGCGATGGCCGACCGGCTCGCGTCCTCGGCGACCGGCATCGACGACGGGGTGGAGGTGAGCGTCGACCCCGCGGCCGACGACGCCGCCGCCCGCGAGCTCGTGAGGTCCGGCGACGCCGACGCGTGGCTGCACCGCGTCGACGGCGGCTGGGTGCTGACCTCGGACACCGAGGAGCAGGACTCCCTGACCCGCGTCACGCAGGAGGTCGTCCGGCAGGCGACCCTCGCGCAGCAGGCCGACGAGCTCGGTACCACCGTCGAGCGGCTCGAGGCCGGCAGCCGGGTCACGACGACGCTGCTGACCGGCGACGCGGAGCGGTCGGGGCTCGCGCAGGGGGTCGCGTTCGCCTTCGCGTTCCTCTTCTACATCGCGACGCTGACCTTCGGCATCACCCTGGCCAACAGCGTCGTCGAGGAGAAGCAGTCGCGCATCGTCGAGATCATCGCGACGTCGATCCCGGTGCGGCAGCTGCTCATCGGCAAGATCATCGGCAACAGCGTGCTCGCCATCGCCCAGATGCTGCTCTACGCCGGGGTCGGACTCGTGGGGCTGTCGCTGACGCCGTACTCGTCCCTCGTTACCGCGGTCAGCGGCCCGGTCGTGTGGTTCCTCGTGTTCTTCGTCGCCGGGTTCGTGGCGCTCGCCGCGCTCTGGGCGGTCGCCGGCGCGCTCGCCTCGCGCACCGAGGAGGTCCAGAGCACCGCGACGCCGATGACCATGCTCGTCATGGCGGTCTTCTTCGGGTCGCTGTTCCTCGACGGGACGGCCAAGGTCGTCGCCTCGTACGTCCCGCCGTTCTCGGCCGTCCTCATGCCGACGCGGGTCCTCGAGGGCACCGCGCACTGGTGGGAGGCGGTCATCGCGCTCGGCCTCCTCGTCGCGACGGCCCTGCTCGTCATCCGGGTGGCCGAGCGGCTCTACCGCCGGGCGCTGCTCCAGACGAGCGGCAAGCTGTCGATGAAGCAGGCCTGGGTCGCCCCCGAGTAG
- a CDS encoding histidine kinase: protein MSTTARPAPPARPALARVAGWFGADETWQRPRPPVGRADVGWAVGLAVFGLVALELVRSVGVLRQTDAPWWVQWVAVLTGSALLVGRRRWPVTVAVLAALHMIVVGVTMPMIMGQFTMQVLYFVALMSGVAWARDRRWMLVVVGVIVVVMFTWIALQFAIGNAAQDYVDGTTAGERYGVMGQIPAAVLLTLVINVVYFGGAVVIGQLQWRSARDRAVLERQAATITSQTEALRQRAVTEERLRIARELHDVVAHHVSVIGIQAAAARRVMDRDPDATRSALAGIEGSSREAVTSMRGLLGTLREVERPSATPEDAGAERAPQPGLAQLPDLVAACTTPGRRVALDVVEARPGAATRLGAALAHSIHRTVQEALTNVEKHSTATRVSVVVRLDDVAGFAEVEVVDDGRPRAGSSGSGLGQLGIRERTASHRGTVEIGPRPTGGYRVRARYPWRDAAPGVPDSPDGLSDTAAVER from the coding sequence ATGTCCACCACCGCGCGCCCGGCGCCGCCCGCGCGCCCCGCCCTCGCCCGCGTGGCCGGGTGGTTCGGCGCCGACGAGACCTGGCAGCGCCCGCGCCCACCGGTCGGCCGCGCCGACGTCGGGTGGGCCGTGGGGCTGGCCGTGTTCGGCCTCGTCGCGCTCGAGCTCGTGCGCAGCGTCGGCGTGCTGCGCCAGACGGATGCCCCGTGGTGGGTCCAGTGGGTCGCGGTGCTCACCGGCTCGGCGCTCCTCGTCGGGCGGCGCCGGTGGCCGGTCACCGTGGCCGTGCTCGCCGCGCTGCACATGATCGTCGTCGGCGTGACGATGCCGATGATCATGGGCCAGTTCACGATGCAGGTCCTCTACTTCGTGGCGCTGATGTCCGGGGTGGCCTGGGCGCGCGACCGCCGCTGGATGCTCGTCGTCGTCGGGGTCATCGTCGTCGTGATGTTCACCTGGATCGCGCTGCAGTTCGCCATCGGCAACGCCGCCCAGGACTACGTCGACGGGACGACCGCGGGCGAGCGGTACGGGGTCATGGGGCAGATCCCCGCCGCGGTCCTGCTCACCCTCGTCATCAACGTCGTGTACTTCGGCGGCGCCGTCGTCATCGGCCAGCTGCAGTGGCGCTCCGCCCGCGACCGGGCCGTGCTCGAGCGCCAGGCGGCGACCATCACGAGCCAGACCGAGGCGCTGCGCCAGCGCGCGGTCACCGAGGAGCGGCTGCGCATCGCCCGCGAGCTGCACGACGTCGTCGCGCACCACGTGTCGGTCATCGGCATCCAGGCCGCGGCCGCCCGGCGCGTCATGGACCGCGACCCCGACGCCACCCGGTCGGCGCTCGCCGGCATCGAGGGCTCCTCGCGCGAGGCGGTCACCTCGATGCGGGGGCTGCTCGGGACGCTGCGGGAGGTCGAGCGGCCGAGCGCGACACCGGAGGACGCCGGCGCCGAGCGGGCCCCCCAGCCGGGGCTCGCCCAGCTGCCCGACCTCGTCGCCGCCTGCACGACCCCGGGCCGCCGGGTCGCGCTCGACGTCGTCGAGGCCCGGCCCGGCGCGGCCACCCGGCTCGGCGCGGCGCTGGCCCACTCCATCCACCGCACCGTGCAGGAGGCGCTGACCAACGTCGAGAAGCACTCGACCGCCACGCGCGTCTCGGTCGTGGTCCGGCTCGACGACGTCGCGGGGTTCGCCGAGGTCGAGGTCGTCGACGACGGCCGCCCACGCGCCGGCAGCTCCGGCAGCGGCCTCGGGCAGCTCGGCATCCGCGAGCGGACGGCGTCACACCGCGGCACCGTCGAGATCGGGCCGCGGCCCACCGGTGGCTACCGCGTCCGGGCCCGCTACCCGTGGCGCGACGCGGCGCCCGGCGTCCCGGACAGCCCGGACGGGCTGTCCGACACCGCGGCGGTGGAGCGGTGA
- a CDS encoding response regulator transcription factor: MVRSGFTMMLSVEDDLEVVGQAANGAEAVVVARETRPDVVLMDVQMPVLDGIEATRRIVAEDLGRVVVLTTFDRDDYLFDALDAGASGFLLKNAEPEQLVEAVRVVGSGSGILAPEVTRRVIERMTSERPAPRRPDPPGLARLTDREREVLVLVGRGLSNGEIARTLFLGEATVKTHVSNCLAKLQLRDRVQAVVLAHEAGLITAAED, encoded by the coding sequence ATGGTCCGCTCCGGCTTCACGATGATGCTCTCCGTCGAGGACGACCTCGAGGTCGTCGGCCAGGCCGCGAACGGTGCCGAGGCCGTCGTCGTCGCGCGCGAGACCCGGCCCGACGTCGTCCTCATGGACGTGCAGATGCCCGTGCTCGACGGCATCGAGGCGACCCGGCGCATCGTCGCCGAGGACCTCGGCCGGGTCGTCGTGCTCACGACGTTCGACCGCGACGACTACCTCTTCGACGCCCTCGACGCCGGGGCCAGCGGCTTCCTCCTCAAGAACGCCGAGCCCGAGCAGCTCGTCGAGGCCGTCCGGGTCGTCGGTTCCGGCTCCGGCATCCTCGCGCCGGAGGTGACCCGGCGGGTCATCGAGCGGATGACGAGCGAGCGCCCGGCCCCGCGGCGCCCCGACCCGCCCGGCCTCGCGCGGCTGACCGACCGCGAGCGGGAGGTGCTCGTCCTCGTCGGGCGCGGCCTCTCGAACGGCGAGATCGCCCGCACCCTCTTCCTCGGCGAGGCGACGGTCAAGACGCACGTGTCGAACTGCCTCGCCAAGCTGCAGCTGCGCGACCGGGTGCAGGCCGTCGTCCTCGCGCACGAGGCCGGCCTCATCACCGCGGCGGAGGACTGA
- a CDS encoding ATP-binding cassette domain-containing protein — translation MLEIKDLTRRFGDTTAVDGVSFDVRDGILTGFVGGNGAGKTTTMRMVMGVLGIDGGEVLWRGRPVTAQDQRRFGYMPEERGLYPKQRVLDQLVYLAQLKGMEAGAARRAAQEHLERFGLAGRAGDRLQELSLGNQQRVQVVAALLHRPTALVLDEPFSGLDPTAVDSMADMLREHASTGVPVLFSSHQLDLVERLCDRLVILSRGRVVAAGGADELRSRGPVRYHLGLEGDAGWVREQRGIHVVDVDGRTALIEVVEEGAEQAVLREATSRGAVREFAPVRPALADIYREVAA, via the coding sequence ATGTTGGAGATCAAGGACCTCACCCGGCGCTTCGGTGACACGACCGCCGTCGACGGCGTCAGCTTCGACGTCCGCGACGGCATCCTCACCGGGTTCGTCGGCGGCAACGGCGCGGGCAAGACGACGACCATGCGGATGGTCATGGGCGTCCTCGGGATCGACGGCGGCGAGGTGCTGTGGCGCGGCCGGCCGGTCACCGCGCAGGACCAGCGGCGCTTCGGCTACATGCCGGAGGAGCGCGGCCTCTACCCGAAGCAGCGCGTCCTCGACCAGCTCGTCTACCTCGCGCAGCTCAAGGGGATGGAGGCCGGCGCGGCGCGGCGCGCGGCGCAGGAGCACCTCGAGCGCTTCGGCCTCGCCGGGCGGGCGGGCGACCGGCTGCAGGAGCTGAGCCTGGGCAACCAGCAGCGGGTGCAGGTCGTCGCCGCGCTGCTGCACCGTCCGACGGCGCTCGTCCTCGACGAGCCGTTCTCCGGCCTCGACCCGACGGCCGTCGACTCGATGGCCGACATGCTGCGCGAGCACGCGAGCACCGGTGTGCCCGTGCTCTTCTCCAGCCACCAGCTCGACCTCGTCGAGCGGCTCTGCGACCGCCTCGTCATCCTCTCGCGCGGGCGCGTCGTCGCCGCCGGGGGAGCCGACGAGCTGCGCTCGCGCGGGCCCGTCCGCTACCACCTCGGCCTCGAGGGCGACGCCGGGTGGGTGCGCGAGCAGCGCGGCATCCACGTCGTCGACGTCGACGGCCGCACCGCGCTCATCGAGGTCGTCGAGGAGGGCGCCGAGCAGGCGGTCCTGCGCGAGGCCACGAGCCGCGGTGCCGTCCGCGAGTTCGCCCCCGTCCGACCGGCCCTGGCCGACATCTACCGAGAGGTGGCCGCCTGA
- a CDS encoding iron ABC transporter permease gives MSTTLRENDVRDPAATSSTADALARARRGPRLRRRVVVGVLLLLVVALVVVRALLGDYRVSFVDAVRIIGGEPVPGASFVLLESTLPRALMAVLAGAAFGAAGAAFQTMLRNPLASPDVLGITLGASAGAVLVVVAFGVRGTPVTLAALAGSVLAALLILSQAGGRGGATGRMVLVGVALAAGLSALVHWLLVRASIYQAQDALVWLSGSLNTVTWADILRLLAVDAVLLPLLLVATGRLPVLGLGDDLAAALGVRVARVRVGVTVLVVGLVAAATAVVGPVAFVGFLSGPIARRLVPGRPSVGVAALVGAVVVVAADYAAAYAVPGTALPVGLVTGLLGAPVLLWMLRSRPTSQEGR, from the coding sequence ATGTCGACGACCCTGCGCGAGAACGACGTCCGCGACCCCGCAGCGACCTCGAGCACCGCCGACGCCCTGGCCCGGGCCCGTCGCGGCCCGCGTCTGCGCCGCCGCGTCGTCGTCGGTGTCCTCCTGCTGCTCGTCGTCGCCCTCGTGGTCGTCCGCGCGCTCCTCGGCGACTACCGCGTCTCGTTCGTCGACGCCGTGCGCATCATCGGCGGCGAGCCCGTGCCCGGCGCCTCGTTCGTCCTCCTCGAGTCCACGCTGCCGCGCGCCCTCATGGCGGTCCTCGCGGGCGCTGCCTTCGGGGCCGCCGGCGCCGCGTTCCAGACGATGCTGCGCAACCCGCTGGCCAGCCCGGACGTCCTCGGCATCACGCTCGGCGCCAGCGCCGGCGCGGTGCTCGTCGTCGTCGCGTTCGGGGTCCGCGGCACCCCCGTCACCCTCGCCGCGCTGGCCGGGTCGGTCCTCGCGGCGCTGCTCATCCTCAGCCAGGCCGGAGGTCGCGGCGGGGCGACCGGCCGGATGGTCCTCGTCGGGGTGGCGCTGGCGGCCGGCCTCTCGGCGCTCGTCCACTGGCTGCTCGTCCGGGCGAGCATCTACCAGGCCCAGGACGCCCTCGTCTGGCTCAGCGGCAGCCTCAACACCGTGACGTGGGCCGACATCCTGCGGCTGCTCGCCGTCGACGCCGTCCTCCTGCCCCTCCTCCTCGTCGCCACCGGGCGGCTGCCGGTGCTCGGCCTCGGCGACGACCTCGCGGCCGCGCTCGGCGTGCGCGTCGCCCGGGTGCGGGTCGGGGTCACCGTCCTCGTCGTCGGCCTCGTCGCGGCGGCCACCGCCGTCGTCGGGCCGGTCGCCTTCGTCGGGTTCCTCAGCGGCCCGATCGCCCGCCGCCTGGTCCCCGGCCGCCCGTCCGTCGGCGTCGCCGCGCTCGTCGGCGCGGTCGTCGTCGTCGCGGCCGACTACGCCGCCGCGTACGCCGTCCCCGGCACCGCGCTGCCGGTCGGTCTCGTGACCGGCCTGCTCGGCGCCCCCGTCCTGCTCTGGATGCTCCGCTCCCGTCCCACGTCCCAGGAGGGCCGATGA
- a CDS encoding YciI family protein, protein MAEYLLYFNQQWVGEHPPEWFASRAPLALAVVEEMRAAGVYVFAGGLEETAPVYSLDPTVGDEVLVTDGPFVETQEVLGGFAVVDVPDDAAAKEWGARISAACGWPHEVRRFGRHPDLPA, encoded by the coding sequence ATGGCCGAGTACCTCCTGTACTTCAACCAGCAGTGGGTCGGCGAGCACCCGCCGGAGTGGTTCGCGTCGCGGGCCCCGCTCGCGCTGGCCGTCGTCGAGGAGATGCGCGCCGCCGGCGTGTACGTCTTCGCGGGCGGCCTGGAGGAGACCGCGCCGGTCTACTCGCTCGACCCGACGGTCGGCGACGAGGTGCTCGTGACCGACGGCCCCTTCGTCGAGACCCAGGAGGTCCTCGGCGGGTTCGCGGTCGTCGACGTGCCCGACGACGCGGCCGCGAAGGAGTGGGGCGCGCGCATCTCGGCGGCCTGCGGGTGGCCGCACGAGGTCCGCCGCTTCGGCCGGCACCCCGACCTCCCGGCCTGA
- the serS gene encoding serine--tRNA ligase has product MIDIRLLREDPDTVRASQRARGEDDGVVDAVLAADERRRSSLTAFERLRAEQKSMGKDVAKAQGDEKQALLARTKELAAEVKALSATADEAQVELDRLVRTMGNVVEPEVPAGGEDDYVVLEEVGTPRDFAAEGFEPKDHLALAEGLDALDMERGAKVAGSRFYFLKGVGARLEMALLHVAMQKAIGLGFVPLITPTLVKPEVMAGAGFLDHHADEVYRLEADDLYLTGTSEVALAGFHADEVVDLSAGPVRYAGQSTCYRREAGSYGKDTRGIIRVHQFNKIEMFVYCRPEDAAAEHERLLALEQEMLALVEVPYRVIDTAAGDLGGPAARKFDCEGWVPTQGRYRELTSTSNCTTFQARRLNTRFKGEAGNEVAATLNGTLATTRWLVAILENHQQADGSVVVPQALRPVLGLDVLTPVR; this is encoded by the coding sequence GTGATCGACATCAGGCTGCTCCGGGAGGACCCCGACACGGTGCGCGCGAGCCAGCGCGCCCGCGGTGAGGACGACGGCGTCGTCGACGCCGTGCTCGCCGCCGACGAGCGCCGACGCTCCTCGCTCACCGCGTTCGAGCGGCTGCGGGCCGAGCAGAAGTCGATGGGCAAGGACGTCGCGAAGGCCCAGGGCGACGAGAAGCAGGCGCTCCTCGCCCGCACCAAGGAGCTCGCGGCCGAGGTCAAGGCGCTCTCGGCCACGGCCGACGAGGCGCAGGTCGAGCTCGACCGGCTCGTGCGGACGATGGGCAACGTCGTCGAGCCCGAGGTCCCCGCGGGCGGCGAGGACGACTACGTCGTGCTCGAGGAGGTCGGGACCCCGCGCGACTTCGCGGCCGAGGGCTTCGAGCCGAAGGACCACCTCGCCCTCGCCGAGGGCCTCGACGCGCTCGACATGGAGCGCGGCGCGAAGGTCGCCGGCTCGCGCTTCTACTTCCTCAAGGGCGTCGGCGCGCGGCTCGAGATGGCGCTGCTCCACGTCGCGATGCAGAAGGCGATCGGTCTCGGCTTCGTCCCCCTCATCACCCCGACCCTCGTCAAGCCGGAGGTCATGGCCGGCGCCGGGTTCCTCGACCACCACGCCGACGAGGTCTACCGCCTCGAGGCCGACGACCTCTACCTCACCGGCACCTCGGAGGTCGCGCTCGCCGGCTTCCACGCCGACGAGGTCGTCGACCTCTCGGCCGGCCCGGTCCGCTACGCCGGCCAGTCGACCTGCTACCGCCGCGAGGCCGGCTCGTACGGCAAGGACACCCGCGGCATCATCCGGGTGCACCAGTTCAACAAGATCGAGATGTTCGTCTACTGCCGCCCCGAGGACGCCGCCGCCGAGCACGAGCGCCTGCTCGCCCTCGAGCAGGAGATGCTCGCGCTCGTCGAGGTGCCCTACCGGGTCATCGACACCGCCGCGGGCGACCTCGGCGGGCCGGCCGCGCGCAAGTTCGACTGCGAGGGCTGGGTGCCGACGCAGGGCCGCTACCGCGAGCTGACCTCGACCTCGAACTGCACGACCTTCCAGGCGCGCCGCCTCAACACCCGCTTCAAGGGCGAGGCGGGCAACGAGGTCGCGGCCACGCTCAACGGCACGCTCGCCACGACGCGCTGGCTCGTCGCCATCCTCGAGAACCACCAGCAGGCCGACGGGTCGGTCGTGGTCCCGCAGGCGCTGCGCCCGGTGCTCGGCCTCGACGTCCTGACGCCCGTCCGCTGA
- a CDS encoding iron-siderophore ABC transporter substrate-binding protein: MPSRRRLLAAAPLAAAALVLAACSTGPTGGAASTAAAGATADAAAFPVTIEHAYGSTTVTKAPTRIATVGWADADTLAALGIVPVGAPKITWGGNDAGSTDWFDEQVQEIGADASGMTRYDDSAGIPFDDIAATTPDLILGLSSGVTQEDYDKLSKIAPTVPWTDKAWGTPWQDQVAAIGKAVGKPTEAAALTASTEKTIADAVAAHPEIKGKTAAWAWFTPTDLSTIGLYTTSDLRPQMLREFGFADSPTVAELSAKDPSAFTANLSAEKASSLQADVVVFYAEQGAGADELRENALIGRIPALEDGHYVASADNEVALSMSLPSPLSVRTAVEDFLPKLASAVKGEPAA; the protein is encoded by the coding sequence GTGCCCTCGCGTCGCCGGCTGCTCGCCGCCGCCCCCCTCGCCGCAGCCGCCCTCGTCCTCGCCGCCTGCTCGACCGGCCCGACCGGCGGCGCCGCCTCGACCGCGGCCGCCGGCGCCACCGCGGACGCGGCGGCCTTCCCCGTGACGATCGAGCACGCCTACGGCTCGACGACCGTCACCAAGGCCCCGACCCGCATCGCGACCGTCGGCTGGGCCGACGCCGACACCCTCGCCGCCCTCGGCATCGTGCCGGTCGGCGCCCCCAAGATCACCTGGGGCGGCAACGACGCCGGCTCGACCGACTGGTTCGACGAGCAGGTGCAGGAGATCGGCGCCGACGCCTCCGGGATGACCCGCTACGACGACTCGGCCGGCATCCCCTTCGACGACATCGCCGCGACGACCCCGGACCTCATCCTCGGTCTCAGCTCCGGTGTGACGCAGGAGGACTACGACAAGCTCTCCAAGATCGCCCCGACCGTGCCGTGGACCGACAAGGCCTGGGGCACCCCGTGGCAGGACCAGGTGGCCGCCATCGGGAAGGCCGTCGGCAAGCCGACCGAGGCCGCCGCCCTCACCGCGAGCACCGAGAAGACCATCGCCGACGCCGTCGCCGCCCACCCCGAGATCAAGGGCAAGACCGCCGCCTGGGCCTGGTTCACACCGACCGACCTCAGCACGATCGGCCTCTACACGACCTCCGACCTGCGCCCGCAGATGCTGCGCGAGTTCGGGTTCGCCGACTCCCCGACGGTCGCCGAGCTGAGCGCCAAGGACCCGTCGGCCTTCACCGCCAACCTCTCCGCCGAGAAGGCGTCCAGCCTGCAGGCCGACGTCGTCGTGTTCTACGCCGAGCAGGGCGCCGGCGCCGACGAGCTGCGGGAGAACGCGCTCATCGGGCGCATCCCCGCGCTCGAGGACGGCCACTACGTCGCGAGCGCCGACAACGAGGTGGCCCTGTCGATGTCGCTGCCGAGCCCGCTGTCGGTGCGCACGGCCGTCGAGGACTTCCTGCCCAAGCTCGCCTCCGCCGTCAAGGGCGAGCCCGCGGCGTGA
- a CDS encoding iron ABC transporter permease — protein sequence MSTTVAPPTRPAPTTGSRAGAARVALPWVLGGSALVVLAAVTASLLLGVQHLAPGAVLDALTGGGADPETAAIVASRVDRTVIGLVVGAAVALSGVVLQGLSRNPVAEPGILGLNSGAALAVVLGIRFLGLDSVGGYVVAAIVGTLLVAVLVQSLTLMAPRASAPVSMALAGAAVMALAQSLIGAVLVTDRGSLDSFRFWQVGSVAGRDAGQVLDVLPFLLVGAALALTSGPTLDAVALGDDLARGLGQNVVLHRGLAAAGAVLLAATATALAGPIAFVGLVVPHLVRVLVGVGHRRVLLVSALLGPAFVVLADVVGRLVAPPSEVQVGIVCAVLGAPVLVLVVRRVKGI from the coding sequence GTGAGCACCACGGTCGCCCCGCCGACCCGGCCCGCCCCCACCACGGGGTCGCGGGCCGGGGCGGCGCGCGTCGCCCTCCCGTGGGTGCTCGGGGGGTCGGCCCTCGTCGTCCTCGCGGCCGTCACGGCCTCCCTCCTCCTCGGGGTGCAGCACCTGGCCCCCGGCGCCGTCCTCGACGCACTGACCGGCGGCGGGGCCGACCCCGAGACGGCCGCGATCGTCGCCTCGCGCGTCGACCGCACCGTCATCGGCCTCGTCGTCGGGGCGGCGGTCGCGCTCTCCGGGGTCGTCCTCCAGGGCCTGAGCCGCAACCCGGTCGCGGAGCCCGGCATCCTCGGGCTCAACTCCGGCGCCGCGCTGGCGGTCGTGCTCGGCATCCGCTTCCTCGGCCTGGACTCGGTCGGCGGCTACGTGGTCGCCGCGATCGTCGGCACCCTCCTCGTCGCGGTCCTCGTGCAGTCGCTCACCCTCATGGCCCCGCGCGCCAGCGCGCCGGTCTCGATGGCCCTCGCCGGCGCCGCCGTGATGGCCCTCGCGCAGAGCCTCATCGGCGCCGTGCTCGTCACCGACCGCGGCTCGCTCGACAGCTTCCGCTTCTGGCAGGTGGGCTCGGTCGCCGGCCGGGACGCCGGCCAGGTCCTCGACGTCCTGCCCTTCCTCCTCGTCGGTGCCGCCCTCGCCCTCACCTCCGGCCCGACGCTCGACGCGGTCGCGCTCGGCGACGACCTCGCGCGCGGGCTCGGCCAGAACGTCGTGCTGCACCGCGGGCTCGCCGCGGCCGGCGCCGTCCTGCTCGCCGCCACCGCCACCGCGCTCGCCGGCCCCATCGCCTTCGTCGGGCTGGTCGTCCCCCACCTCGTGCGGGTCCTCGTCGGCGTGGGGCACCGCCGCGTGCTCCTCGTGTCGGCGCTGCTCGGGCCCGCCTTCGTCGTCCTCGCCGACGTCGTCGGCCGCCTCGTGGCGCCGCCGTCCGAGGTGCAGGTCGGCATCGTCTGCGCGGTGCTCGGCGCCCCGGTGCTCGTCCTCGTCGTCCGCCGGGTCAAGGGGATCTGA